Proteins encoded in a region of the Nonomuraea helvata genome:
- a CDS encoding DUF3152 domain-containing protein — translation MPLLALLVLVLFASACAAAPPALPPPAPPPVPPPPPKPSPVPRGRPAEVKVPYEASGVYRVVPGGAPPRAGRGEVVRYLVEVERGLPFDPDVFAAQVHRTLNDVRGWARFERVDHGPVQVRVALSSPGLTERQCSPLRTGGELSCWNGERSIINALRWAKGVPQYGGDLAAYRNYLISHEVGHSLGHEHSSCPGPGRLAPVMTQQSKSLGHCRPNPWPFPERRPDGREDRPQ, via the coding sequence TTGCCGCTGCTCGCGCTGTTGGTGCTGGTCCTGTTCGCGTCCGCCTGCGCGGCCGCGCCCCCGGCGCTCCCACCACCGGCGCCTCCGCCGGTGCCTCCGCCGCCGCCCAAGCCTTCGCCCGTCCCTCGGGGGCGTCCCGCCGAGGTGAAGGTCCCGTACGAGGCCTCGGGCGTCTACCGGGTCGTGCCCGGCGGCGCGCCTCCCAGGGCTGGGCGCGGGGAGGTGGTGCGGTACCTGGTCGAGGTGGAGCGCGGCCTGCCTTTCGACCCGGACGTGTTCGCCGCCCAGGTGCATCGCACGCTCAACGACGTACGTGGCTGGGCCCGCTTCGAGCGTGTCGACCACGGCCCGGTGCAGGTCCGCGTCGCGCTGTCCAGCCCCGGGCTCACCGAACGCCAGTGCAGTCCGCTCCGTACGGGCGGCGAGCTGTCCTGCTGGAACGGCGAGCGCTCGATCATCAACGCCCTCCGCTGGGCGAAGGGCGTCCCGCAGTACGGCGGCGACCTCGCCGCGTACCGGAACTATCTGATCAGCCACGAGGTCGGCCACAGCCTGGGCCACGAGCACAGCTCCTGCCCGGGACCCGGTCGCCTGGCCCCCGTCATGACCCAGCAGTCGAAGTCGCTGGGCCACTGCCGCCCCAACCCGTGGCCCTTCCCCGAGCGCAGACCGGACGGAAGGGAAGATCGGCCACAATGA
- a CDS encoding MBL fold metallo-hydrolase translates to MAGMRTARRILMGGAALAAAGWAVREVPAELGVRPLTSGPDRVARMRRSPQFRDGTFFNPMPEPTNLMTTPPAGLLGELARNKEQRRPGGPVPLRVPPSDPPPADGLRVVWYGHASTLVEIEGKRVLFDPVWSKRPSPSQLVGPKRHHPVPIEIRELPQIDAIAISHDHYDHLDLATVRSLLGTQKAPFLVPLGIGAHLERWGVPAYRIIELDWEEEAQVAGLRFVATAARHFSGRSLTRNDTLWGSWVVAGANKRVFYAGDSGYFEGYRGIGSEHGPFDLTLMPIGAYSPAWPDIHMNPEEAVNAHLDLGGQLLLPVHWATFTLALHPWAEPVERLWREAKARDVKIVVPRPGEAVDTSAAQVVEGWWELLS, encoded by the coding sequence ATGGCAGGAATGCGGACGGCGCGGCGGATCCTCATGGGTGGCGCGGCCCTGGCAGCGGCGGGCTGGGCAGTGCGCGAGGTCCCCGCTGAGCTGGGCGTGCGGCCTCTGACCTCAGGGCCGGACCGGGTGGCGAGGATGCGGCGCTCGCCGCAGTTCAGGGACGGCACGTTCTTCAACCCGATGCCGGAGCCCACCAACCTGATGACCACCCCGCCCGCCGGCCTGCTCGGCGAGCTGGCCAGGAACAAGGAGCAGCGCCGCCCCGGCGGCCCCGTCCCGCTCCGCGTCCCGCCGTCCGACCCGCCGCCCGCCGACGGCCTCCGTGTGGTCTGGTACGGCCACGCCTCCACGCTGGTGGAGATCGAGGGCAAGCGGGTGCTGTTCGACCCGGTGTGGAGCAAGCGGCCCTCCCCGTCGCAGCTGGTCGGCCCTAAGCGGCACCACCCGGTGCCCATCGAGATCCGCGAGCTGCCCCAGATCGACGCGATCGCGATCTCGCACGACCACTACGACCACCTCGACCTGGCGACCGTGCGCTCGCTGCTCGGGACGCAGAAGGCCCCCTTCCTGGTGCCGCTGGGCATCGGGGCGCACCTCGAGCGGTGGGGCGTGCCGGCATACCGGATCATCGAGCTCGACTGGGAGGAGGAGGCCCAGGTGGCGGGGCTGCGCTTCGTCGCCACGGCGGCCCGGCACTTCTCCGGCCGGTCCCTCACCCGTAATGACACGCTGTGGGGGTCCTGGGTGGTGGCCGGGGCGAACAAGCGGGTCTTCTACGCGGGCGACTCCGGCTATTTCGAGGGTTACCGCGGCATCGGGTCGGAGCACGGGCCGTTCGACCTGACGCTGATGCCGATCGGCGCGTACAGCCCCGCCTGGCCGGACATCCACATGAACCCCGAGGAGGCCGTCAACGCCCACCTCGACCTCGGAGGTCAGCTGCTGCTGCCCGTGCACTGGGCGACGTTCACGCTGGCGCTGCACCCGTGGGCGGAGCCGGTGGAGCGGCTGTGGCGGGAGGCCAAGGCACGGGACGTCAAGATCGTCGTACCGCGTCCCGGCGAGGCCGTCGACACCTCCGCCGCCCAGGTGGTGGAGGGCTGGTGGGAGCTCCTCAGCTGA
- a CDS encoding pirin family protein, whose amino-acid sequence MSNLELDPREIRCGADAGADSEILEGRAVPLGGPRAMTVSRSLPGAHRRMIGAWCFVDAYGPERATMRVPPHPHTGLQTVSWLVAGEVLHRDSLGTLQEIRPGQLNLMTAGRGISHSEESPETVLHGVQLWVALPGEHRHTGPAFEHHPVLPVLAGPGFEASVIMGSLGGVSSPATAFSPLVGAEIAVDDACEVPLSPGFEHGLLLLDGAVEQVTPGSLTYLPPGRSGLRLSGRGRVMLIGGEPFGEEIVMWWNFVGRSHEEIAAFRKDWMEGEGFGSVEGFDGAPLPAPVLPATRLKPRGRVR is encoded by the coding sequence GTGAGCAACCTGGAGCTTGACCCGCGGGAGATCCGCTGCGGCGCCGACGCCGGCGCGGACAGCGAGATCCTGGAGGGGCGCGCGGTGCCGCTCGGCGGGCCGCGTGCGATGACGGTGAGCAGGAGCCTGCCGGGCGCGCACCGGCGGATGATCGGCGCGTGGTGCTTCGTCGACGCCTACGGGCCGGAGCGGGCGACGATGCGGGTGCCGCCGCACCCGCACACCGGCCTGCAGACCGTGAGCTGGCTCGTCGCGGGCGAGGTGCTGCACCGCGACAGCCTGGGCACCCTGCAGGAGATACGCCCCGGGCAGCTCAACCTCATGACCGCCGGTCGCGGCATCTCGCACTCGGAGGAGTCGCCGGAGACAGTGCTGCACGGGGTGCAGCTGTGGGTGGCGCTGCCCGGCGAGCACCGGCACACCGGCCCCGCGTTCGAGCACCATCCCGTGCTGCCCGTGCTGGCCGGACCGGGCTTCGAGGCGAGCGTGATCATGGGGTCGCTCGGCGGGGTCTCCTCCCCCGCCACCGCGTTCAGCCCGCTGGTCGGGGCCGAGATCGCGGTGGACGACGCGTGCGAGGTGCCGCTCTCGCCCGGGTTCGAGCACGGGCTGCTGCTGCTCGACGGCGCGGTCGAGCAGGTGACGCCCGGCTCGCTGACGTACCTGCCGCCGGGGCGGTCCGGACTGCGGCTGTCGGGGCGCGGGCGGGTGATGCTGATCGGCGGGGAGCCGTTCGGCGAGGAGATCGTCATGTGGTGGAACTTCGTGGGCCGCTCCCACGAGGAGATCGCCGCGTTCAGGAAGGACTGGATGGAGGGCGAGGGGTTCGGCTCCGTCGAGGGGTTCGACGGGGCGCCGCTCCCCGCGCCCGTCCTGCCCGCCACCCGGCTGAAGCCGCGCGGGCGGGTGCGTTAG
- a CDS encoding serine/threonine-protein kinase has protein sequence MPSITELRAGDPAGLGGYEIRGRLGEGIQGVVYLGVDEQGRRAAVKWLRPELAGDEAAAERFAGEAAAAQRVAPFCTAKVLDTGVHEGRPYIVSEYVDGPTLLRAVREEGPRTGAALHRLAIGTATALAAIHQAGIAHRDFTPGNVLLGSEGPRVIGFGIATALDATSSTATVPVSGSLSLAPEQLLGDPVGPAADMFAWASTIVFAAGGTGPFQAETVPATVQRVLNGEPDLARLSGTLRELAAACLVKDPARRPTAEQVIHRLLEHPAPIPDGLHRAATTVGGTPPGPPPVSATPPAGGASPMGGASPVGSAPQAGSGPQRQPPYPQQPQVQYRPLGGDQPPPPSGRPVFEPPSAYHQPRTSSPTMPYGPPPSPPSNRKNWLIGGAIAGVALVAAVTLVVVTVINLQHRQRSTLPTPATTTASPSPTASPVPTADLTPIRLPGTAATFYESPDDPVRLTTYSVRDAKTNAWVYYARDSLTGGFTKYQDQLEAMLSPDGRYLAKRGKSFIDFYDNVEITDRTTGEKFSVRTSKQPLSAYIQAWSRDSTRLLLNVGKPVKEVWQSTGFAVLDVTTRKATVASLREGSLKNIRYGFDGADTGVVAMSNDTDQQALRFFDAAGTRVRRVPNVGAGFADALFSPSGTLFVTDCPGLTSGNNCVYDARTGAEVKRIESPCGGLATWFDDDHLVCWVTAGTTGGQQIQVIDFTGRMVRLLAEVPVGAADLGVIYTYRS, from the coding sequence ATGCCGTCGATAACTGAGCTCAGAGCAGGGGATCCGGCTGGTCTCGGGGGCTACGAGATCCGGGGACGGCTGGGAGAGGGCATACAGGGCGTCGTCTATCTAGGCGTGGACGAGCAGGGGAGACGGGCGGCCGTCAAATGGCTGCGTCCCGAGCTGGCCGGTGACGAGGCGGCGGCGGAGCGGTTCGCCGGGGAGGCGGCTGCGGCGCAGCGGGTGGCGCCGTTCTGCACCGCGAAGGTGCTGGACACCGGCGTGCACGAGGGCCGTCCCTACATCGTCAGCGAGTACGTCGATGGGCCGACGCTGCTGCGCGCGGTGCGTGAGGAGGGGCCGCGCACCGGGGCCGCGCTTCACCGGCTGGCCATCGGCACCGCCACCGCGCTCGCGGCGATCCACCAGGCCGGGATCGCGCACCGCGACTTCACCCCCGGCAACGTGCTGCTGGGCAGCGAAGGGCCCCGGGTGATCGGGTTCGGCATCGCCACCGCGCTCGACGCCACCTCCAGCACGGCGACCGTGCCCGTGAGCGGCTCCCTGTCCCTGGCGCCCGAGCAGCTCCTCGGCGATCCCGTCGGGCCGGCGGCCGACATGTTCGCCTGGGCGAGCACGATCGTCTTCGCGGCCGGCGGGACGGGGCCGTTCCAGGCCGAGACGGTGCCCGCGACCGTGCAGCGGGTGCTGAACGGCGAGCCGGACCTCGCGCGGCTCTCTGGCACGCTGCGGGAACTGGCCGCGGCCTGCCTCGTGAAGGACCCCGCCCGCCGCCCGACGGCCGAGCAGGTGATCCACCGCCTCCTGGAGCACCCGGCCCCGATCCCGGACGGCCTCCACCGCGCGGCCACCACGGTCGGCGGCACCCCTCCAGGCCCGCCTCCGGTGAGCGCCACACCTCCGGCCGGTGGCGCGTCCCCGATGGGTGGCGCGTCTCCGGTGGGCAGCGCACCGCAGGCCGGGAGCGGGCCTCAGCGGCAGCCGCCCTACCCTCAGCAGCCGCAGGTCCAGTACCGGCCGCTGGGAGGCGACCAGCCGCCGCCTCCCAGCGGCCGGCCGGTCTTCGAGCCTCCCTCGGCCTACCACCAGCCGCGGACGTCATCCCCGACCATGCCGTACGGCCCCCCGCCCTCGCCCCCGTCCAACAGGAAGAACTGGCTGATCGGCGGCGCGATCGCGGGCGTGGCCCTGGTGGCGGCCGTCACCCTCGTCGTGGTCACCGTCATCAACCTGCAGCACAGGCAGCGGTCCACACTCCCCACGCCCGCCACCACCACGGCCTCCCCGAGCCCCACCGCCTCCCCGGTCCCCACCGCGGACCTCACCCCGATCAGGCTCCCCGGCACCGCCGCCACGTTCTACGAGAGCCCGGACGACCCGGTCAGGCTCACGACGTACTCGGTGAGGGACGCCAAGACCAACGCGTGGGTGTACTACGCCCGCGACTCCCTCACGGGAGGGTTCACGAAATATCAGGACCAGTTGGAGGCCATGCTCTCGCCCGACGGCCGCTACCTTGCCAAGCGCGGCAAGAGCTTCATCGACTTCTACGACAACGTGGAGATCACCGACAGGACGACGGGTGAGAAGTTCTCGGTCAGGACCTCGAAGCAGCCGCTGAGCGCGTACATCCAGGCCTGGTCGCGTGACAGCACCCGCCTGCTGCTCAACGTCGGCAAGCCGGTCAAGGAGGTCTGGCAGTCGACCGGCTTCGCCGTCCTCGACGTCACCACCAGGAAGGCCACGGTCGCCTCCCTCAGGGAGGGCTCGCTCAAGAACATCAGGTACGGCTTCGACGGCGCGGACACCGGCGTGGTCGCCATGTCCAACGACACCGACCAGCAGGCCCTGCGCTTCTTCGACGCCGCCGGCACACGCGTCCGCCGCGTCCCGAACGTGGGCGCCGGCTTCGCCGACGCGCTGTTCTCCCCGTCGGGCACGCTGTTCGTCACCGACTGCCCCGGCCTGACCAGCGGCAACAACTGCGTGTACGACGCGCGGACCGGCGCCGAGGTCAAGCGGATCGAGTCACCGTGCGGCGGCCTGGCCACCTGGTTCGACGACGATCACCTGGTCTGCTGGGTGACTGCGGGCACCACGGGCGGTCAGCAGATCCAGGTGATCGACTTCACCGGCAGGATGGTGCGCCTGCTGGCCGAGGTACCGGTCGGGGCCGCCGACCTCGGCGTCATCTACACGTACCGGAGCTAA
- a CDS encoding S26 family signal peptidase, protein MLIALACALTVTAAAWMGLAVRRLLVITVIGNSMKPTYGPGTRLLTRRVADVSKVRRGDVVVLRGAAEERPVHIEVPSADGGMATLHVGPVTDLVIKRVHALPGDPVPRGRVPALAHVDEETVPAGRIVVLGDNPEESVDSREYGYLSENALVAVVVRVLGENQGPARSSPA, encoded by the coding sequence ATGCTCATCGCGCTGGCCTGCGCCCTTACCGTCACCGCGGCGGCATGGATGGGGCTCGCCGTGCGGCGCCTGCTCGTCATCACGGTGATCGGCAACAGCATGAAGCCGACCTACGGTCCGGGAACACGCCTGCTGACGCGGCGTGTCGCAGACGTCTCCAAGGTACGGAGAGGCGATGTCGTCGTGCTGAGAGGAGCGGCCGAGGAGCGGCCGGTCCACATCGAAGTGCCGTCCGCCGATGGAGGGATGGCGACCCTCCATGTGGGGCCGGTGACCGACCTGGTCATCAAGCGGGTGCACGCGCTGCCCGGCGATCCCGTGCCGCGCGGCCGCGTCCCCGCGCTCGCCCACGTCGACGAGGAGACCGTCCCTGCGGGCCGCATCGTGGTCCTCGGCGACAACCCCGAGGAGTCGGTGGACTCTCGTGAGTATGGATACCTTTCGGAGAACGCGCTGGTCGCGGTGGTCGTCCGCGTACTGGGAGAGAATCAGGGCCCGGCTCGGTCAAGCCCGGCTTGA
- a CDS encoding ABC transporter ATP-binding protein, with amino-acid sequence MRWATAGPALSAVRHGGRLVGLCGRAAMPAIWGYLLLEILIGTQGVAAAWLTKAVIDGLIGRVRFADVLWPVAVLSLLGLVRGVAPLIRRYLVAEIDRRAALTAQDGLFKAIERFVGLERLEDPAFLDRLRLAQQSVFAPGGFLEGAFGILRGTLSLVGFIGSLALISPMVTGIVVIAAVPGFVAEFRVSRRRHKMFMDIGPAQRRELFYANLLTDAQAAKEIRLFRLGPFLRGRMIAERRAANAAKRRLDRRELGTQTVLVLLSILASSAGLLWMVVAAGRGQLTIGDVSVFIAAVAGTQSGLTDLIVSTTVAYQQALMFEHYEAVLRATPPAVPASAVRPVPALRDGIRLRDVWFRYSDDHDWVLRGVDLFIPAGATIALIGANGAGKSTLVKLLCRFYEPTRGAILWDGTDIRRLPHEELRDRMGAVFQDFMAYDFSAADNIAVGELSALDDEVRLREAAELAGIHDAISALPRGYRTLLTRMFFAGPGPVGSDVGVILSGGQWQRIALARAYLRQDCDVMILDEPSSGLDADTEHDLHTRLRNIRSGRTSILISHRLGAVRDADLIFVLHDGVIAEQGTHAQLLALDGDYARMFSLQAAGYQSEHHTGERVG; translated from the coding sequence ATGCGATGGGCTACGGCGGGTCCCGCCCTCAGCGCCGTCCGGCACGGTGGAAGGCTGGTCGGGCTCTGCGGGCGGGCGGCCATGCCGGCCATCTGGGGCTATCTCCTGCTCGAGATCCTGATCGGGACGCAAGGGGTGGCGGCCGCCTGGCTCACCAAGGCGGTCATCGACGGCCTGATCGGGCGGGTACGGTTCGCGGACGTGTTGTGGCCGGTGGCGGTTCTGTCGTTGCTGGGGCTGGTACGCGGGGTCGCTCCGCTGATCCGCAGGTACCTGGTCGCGGAGATAGACCGCCGAGCGGCCTTGACCGCTCAGGACGGCCTGTTCAAGGCGATCGAGCGCTTCGTCGGGCTGGAGCGCCTGGAAGATCCGGCCTTCCTGGACCGGCTCCGGCTCGCGCAGCAAAGCGTGTTCGCGCCCGGGGGGTTTCTCGAGGGGGCTTTCGGCATCCTCCGGGGGACGCTGTCGCTCGTCGGTTTCATCGGTTCTCTGGCCCTGATCAGCCCGATGGTGACCGGTATAGTCGTCATTGCGGCGGTCCCGGGGTTCGTCGCCGAATTCCGCGTGTCACGGCGCCGGCACAAGATGTTCATGGACATCGGCCCGGCCCAGCGACGGGAACTGTTCTACGCGAACCTGCTCACCGACGCGCAGGCGGCCAAGGAGATCCGCCTGTTCCGGCTCGGCCCGTTCCTGCGCGGCCGGATGATCGCCGAACGGCGGGCCGCGAACGCGGCCAAGCGCCGGCTCGACCGGCGTGAGCTGGGAACGCAGACCGTGCTGGTCCTCCTGTCGATCCTTGCCTCCAGCGCAGGCCTGCTGTGGATGGTCGTGGCGGCCGGCCGCGGTCAGCTCACGATCGGGGACGTGTCGGTGTTCATCGCCGCAGTGGCCGGTACCCAGTCCGGTCTCACCGACCTGATCGTCTCAACCACTGTGGCGTACCAGCAGGCCCTCATGTTCGAGCACTACGAGGCCGTCCTGCGCGCGACCCCTCCGGCTGTCCCGGCTTCGGCCGTCCGCCCGGTGCCCGCGCTCCGCGACGGCATCCGGCTGCGCGACGTGTGGTTCCGCTACAGCGACGACCACGATTGGGTGCTGCGCGGGGTCGACCTGTTCATCCCAGCGGGCGCCACGATCGCGCTCATCGGGGCCAACGGTGCCGGCAAGAGCACGCTGGTGAAGCTGTTGTGCCGCTTCTACGAGCCGACCCGAGGCGCCATCCTCTGGGACGGAACCGACATCCGCCGACTCCCGCACGAGGAGCTTCGCGATCGGATGGGTGCCGTCTTCCAGGACTTCATGGCGTACGACTTCAGCGCCGCCGACAACATCGCTGTGGGCGAGCTGTCCGCCCTGGACGACGAGGTCCGCCTGCGCGAGGCCGCGGAGCTCGCGGGGATCCATGATGCCATCAGCGCACTGCCCCGCGGCTACCGGACACTGTTGACCCGCATGTTCTTCGCCGGGCCCGGCCCAGTCGGCTCGGACGTCGGAGTCATCCTGTCCGGCGGGCAGTGGCAGCGCATCGCCCTGGCCCGCGCCTACCTGCGCCAGGACTGCGATGTCATGATCCTCGACGAGCCCAGCTCCGGGCTGGACGCCGACACCGAACATGACCTGCACACAAGGCTCAGGAACATCCGAAGCGGAAGGACCAGCATCCTGATCTCGCATCGCCTCGGCGCCGTACGGGACGCAGACCTGATCTTCGTGCTCCATGACGGTGTCATTGCCGAGCAGGGCACGCACGCCCAGTTACTGGCTCTCGACGGTGACTACGCGCGCATGTTCTCCCTGCAGGCGGCCGGTTACCAGAGTGAGCACCACACGGGCGAAAGGGTGGGTTGA
- a CDS encoding TlpA disulfide reductase family protein: protein MTLLVVSVVLVGILCLLNLVLVLALAKRVRDLATLVARVRNNGIARDGFLAVGETVGDFTAQTVDGRQVTRDELTAGALIGFFSTGCGACRETIPAFVEQARELRDQGQLALAVVARGPEDPTSYVEPLARAAHVVVEGYDGPVGSAFKVSAFPSFCVIGDQARVRAVSNDVGEVARAHVPASLGRAGT from the coding sequence GTGACGCTGCTCGTCGTGAGTGTCGTACTCGTCGGGATTTTGTGCTTGCTCAACCTGGTGCTGGTGCTGGCCCTGGCGAAGCGGGTGAGGGATCTTGCGACCCTGGTGGCTCGGGTACGTAATAACGGGATCGCGCGGGACGGTTTCCTGGCGGTCGGTGAGACGGTCGGTGATTTCACGGCACAGACGGTTGACGGTCGGCAGGTGACGCGAGATGAGCTGACGGCTGGAGCACTGATCGGATTCTTCAGTACCGGCTGTGGGGCCTGCCGGGAGACGATCCCCGCGTTCGTCGAGCAGGCACGTGAGCTTCGCGACCAGGGACAGCTGGCGTTGGCCGTGGTGGCGAGAGGACCGGAGGATCCGACGTCCTACGTGGAGCCGCTGGCACGGGCCGCTCACGTGGTGGTGGAAGGTTACGACGGTCCGGTCGGCAGCGCCTTCAAGGTCTCGGCCTTTCCCTCGTTCTGCGTGATCGGCGACCAAGCGCGGGTGCGGGCGGTGAGCAACGATGTCGGCGAGGTGGCGCGTGCGCATGTTCCCGCCTCCCTCGGAAGGGCCGGAACGTGA
- a CDS encoding ArsR/SmtB family transcription factor, which produces MLSLTPPRGYSPDFLTPGRGGAALEEQLDGLLSTPTPRFREELSYFSDKQPNASSIRALLDGGAPMLDRLGNAITRYHRAGIAPYKRMLRPHLQADRDRRLHGLADGGVDRLLSDLHPDVVWDPPVLRVLDYVEHDVHLEGRGIVLLPSAFCRRHPITLRDTDLPPVLVLPVQPPVGWLPRVRADGTMEHEPVVALLGRTRAYVLEEAARPMTTTELARRLGISLAMASRHTTVLRNAGLVASRREGNTIFHHITALGRGLLNGRPFT; this is translated from the coding sequence TTGCTGTCATTGACGCCGCCCCGCGGATATTCGCCGGACTTCCTCACCCCGGGGCGCGGGGGCGCCGCGTTGGAGGAGCAACTGGACGGGCTGCTGTCCACCCCGACACCACGCTTCCGCGAGGAGCTGAGCTATTTCAGTGACAAGCAGCCGAACGCATCGTCGATCAGGGCTCTGCTGGACGGTGGCGCTCCGATGCTCGACCGCTTGGGCAACGCCATCACCAGGTATCACCGTGCCGGGATAGCCCCGTACAAACGCATGCTGCGACCGCACCTCCAGGCCGACCGCGACCGGCGGTTGCACGGGCTCGCCGACGGCGGCGTCGATCGCCTGCTGAGCGATCTCCATCCTGACGTGGTGTGGGATCCACCGGTCCTGCGCGTGCTCGACTACGTCGAACACGACGTGCACCTTGAGGGGCGCGGAATCGTGCTCCTGCCGTCGGCGTTCTGCCGCCGCCATCCGATCACGCTGCGGGACACCGATCTGCCGCCTGTGCTCGTCCTCCCCGTACAGCCTCCTGTCGGCTGGCTGCCTCGCGTCCGGGCGGACGGCACGATGGAACACGAACCGGTCGTGGCCCTGCTCGGGCGGACGCGCGCGTACGTCCTGGAGGAGGCCGCGCGGCCCATGACCACGACAGAGCTGGCCCGGCGCCTCGGCATCTCGCTGGCCATGGCGAGCCGGCACACGACCGTGTTACGCAACGCCGGCCTGGTCGCCTCCAGGCGTGAGGGCAACACCATCTTCCATCACATCACCGCTCTGGGCAGGGGCTTGCTCAACGGCCGGCCGTTCACCTGA
- the hemE gene encoding uroporphyrinogen decarboxylase yields the protein MDIGTQAEISPTPASGSARPRKLLLRALAGERTERPPIWLMRQAGRYLPEYHRVREAAGGMVGLCNSPEHAVEVTLQPIRRFPLDAAIVFADLPQVAAALGQTLDYRAGEGPVLTPPVRSTADIADFLRVSRLHEELAPVYETVRQLARALPPEVTLIGYAGAPWTIATYMVEGRGGGPSEHAVVKQWALSDPEGFQPLIDVLTTAVIQFLGRQIEAGAEAVQLFDTWAGILPDALFERWCVKPVAAIIAALKDKYPGVPVIAFPRGAGLAYDGFAEATGADCVSLDATVPLDWAAQNLQRGLGRCVQGNLDPQLLAAGGPALNAETDRILRALSGGPFVFNLGHGIIKTTPPENVAALVEQVRSWTTPVPPHPLGNHTGYRPPSE from the coding sequence GTGGATATCGGCACACAGGCAGAAATCAGTCCGACGCCGGCGTCTGGCAGCGCCCGGCCCAGAAAGCTGCTCCTGCGCGCGCTCGCGGGAGAGCGCACCGAGCGGCCGCCGATCTGGCTGATGCGGCAGGCCGGACGCTACCTGCCCGAGTACCACCGGGTCCGCGAGGCGGCCGGCGGCATGGTCGGGCTCTGCAACTCGCCCGAGCACGCTGTCGAGGTCACCCTGCAGCCGATCCGCCGTTTCCCGCTCGATGCCGCCATTGTCTTCGCGGACCTTCCGCAGGTTGCCGCCGCGCTCGGCCAGACCTTGGACTACCGCGCCGGCGAGGGGCCGGTACTGACGCCTCCCGTCCGCTCGACAGCGGACATAGCCGACTTCCTGCGCGTTTCCCGTCTCCATGAGGAACTGGCCCCGGTCTACGAGACGGTCAGGCAGCTTGCCCGTGCCCTGCCTCCCGAGGTGACACTGATCGGGTATGCCGGCGCGCCGTGGACCATCGCCACCTACATGGTCGAAGGACGCGGCGGCGGCCCGTCGGAGCACGCCGTCGTCAAGCAGTGGGCCCTGAGCGACCCGGAGGGGTTCCAGCCCCTGATCGACGTGCTCACGACTGCTGTCATCCAGTTCCTGGGCCGCCAGATCGAGGCGGGCGCGGAAGCGGTCCAGTTGTTCGACACCTGGGCCGGGATCCTCCCCGACGCCCTCTTCGAACGCTGGTGCGTCAAGCCGGTCGCCGCCATCATCGCAGCGCTGAAGGACAAGTACCCGGGCGTTCCCGTCATCGCCTTTCCCCGGGGCGCCGGGCTCGCCTACGACGGCTTCGCCGAGGCGACCGGCGCGGACTGCGTCAGCCTGGACGCCACGGTCCCCCTTGACTGGGCCGCGCAGAATCTACAGCGCGGCCTCGGCCGCTGCGTGCAGGGCAACCTCGACCCCCAGCTCCTGGCCGCCGGCGGCCCGGCACTCAACGCCGAGACAGACCGCATCCTGCGTGCCCTGAGCGGGGGGCCGTTCGTGTTCAACCTGGGACACGGCATCATCAAGACCACGCCCCCGGAGAATGTCGCCGCCCTTGTCGAGCAGGTGCGCTCCTGGACCACGCCCGTCCCGCCGCACCCGCTGGGCAATCACACGGGGTACCGGCCGCCCAGCGAGTAG